The genome window TCTGGAATACAAACAACAAGTGGTCAACCCAAACTTAAACCTTTGCCGAGTAAGCAACAGAGTGCCACATTGCAATCTGATCAACCAGAGAGGTCGCAGGTGTCTCCCATTAAAGATGAGAGGATGATGGCACGAGCTTTGAGGATGGACACCATAAATTTGGCCAAAGGTGTTTTTCTCACAGATCCCTGGAGAACACAAATGGGCCCACAGCAGTTCAAATCACAAGCTCAGTTTGCCAGACTCAGGCCTATAAACAATGAATCTATAAAGTCAGCTGTGAAAGAATTGACGACAGGACATCCACCACAAGTTACCCAATTATTGCCATCGGACAaatttaagttttgatgaaaacaaaacttgctattcatttttttgtcatcaaaTTGTAAATAAATTCACCTTTATTGTCTACTACAATGTTACTTACGCTTTTATAATTCACACGCCAGAGTGGAGTGGATGTACAGTTaatttatatatagatatttatccatccatccatcaatttTCAACACCACGTAACCTTATCGGGTTCATGGGGTGCTcaagcctgtcccagctgacttcaggtgaaaggtagactacaccctacACTGGCATCCTGTAAGTAACAAGTAAGGCATACACTGATACAGTCAACCATTTACATTCACAGTCACGCCCTAACTGAATGCGCCGAATTTACCACGACACTACCAGCGACATATATAGACAATTGAATGGAAATTTTGCGCGAAAAACCCCCTCAAATGTGTAATTTgtctttttacatattttttttacaatcaagGATTCTCTAAATGCGTGTtccaatttatatatatatatatatatatatatatatatatatatatatatatatatatatatatataattatagtGTTATGACAAtgggacttttttttacaatattatactTTTTATAAAACTCTCTCGaccaggggtcaggaacctttttgacaccgAGCCATAAACCATTCTTatattcaaatgttattcctagagagccatactcagatttcaaaggaaaagaaaaaaggggaaagtgtgcttttttgtcatttgatcacttttaaagtacaaaaagtctcagaattcttttgacaatcaATGAGTATCCATGTAAAAAgtctaataaagaaaaaaaagatgattaaagcgGCACTAGAGGTAGTGTCGACACTACattgccgacgtgacgctcctattgatgcgcttgggactcagctctctcaccagcggtttccatattttacctcacaggttaacGATGAgacatatgcacccatcaaaagagccacatgtgactCCCGAGCCAAAAGTGGCTCTTGAGCCATAGGTTTCCTGCTCCTGCTCTAGTCTAGACTATAAAGAAGAAAGGTAAAAGTGTAAATACACTGTTCTCTATTGTATGAATGACAACTAAAGTATAATTAGAAAATACTactaataaaaatattacaaacaaCCTTAAGCGATTTTGTACGCTTTCATAGACGCCACGATGTTGCTTGTTCAATCTAACATGAAAGTCCCAAACGGAAGTGTTCAAGCAACAGACCAATCATCATGCACGTTTACCGAAGCAGACCAATGAGATAATGTTTTACAAACAAGCACGTTTCAGTGACCCTTGCACATGTGAGTACGTTGGAAGACCACTGTTTGTGTTGATCAAACTAATAGAAATCTCAAATTTGTCACGATTTTCTTGTGAACGTCATCTATGAAGAAAAACCGGGTAAATCCTGGCTCCAATAAGGTAagacaaaatgtcttttttattaCGCTCTAAAAAGGTTTGCCGCCCGACACATGTCTAGCATGATTGTTTTTTGGAGCGACAAAGAATTTTCACAATTTAGCGCTGCCTTCTATGTTGCAAAGTAACTTAAAATGCATGGAGAGTATCTAGTGaaccctttttaaaaattttaattaaaatgagaaTCTCGAGTAAGCAACAATAATGTTGGTAAAACTACGGTCATCGTTTAATGGCAGGGTTGTGCGTTTTACGATTTTTACAATCATGTCGTTTTTATTGCTAGATGATTCCAACAGAATCGACACAAAACATGGAGGACAAAAATGAGCTACCCGTTAAAGTGAAAAGGAGTAACGGTGAGGAGATTGCATACCACCCGGTGAAGATATCCAGAAGCGACCTGTATAGACCCCCAACAGCAGAAGAGCTCAACCATCTTAAAGAAGCAGATAGCTTATTTCACTGCAGCTTGCTGAAAATGCAGGTACTTGAATTTAATGGCCTATTATGACCTATTATGACTGCTGACAAACCTTGTATTCTACCTCATCTTCTGTAACAGATGAGTGAGCTCTTAAAAGAAGTTGCCCTCAGTGAACGCAGGAAACAGCAAATAGATGGTTTTATTTTGACGGTCACAAAGCTCCTGAAGGCTGTCCCGCAGTCACCTGTGGTTGAGGTGCCTAATACTTTTCCTAAAGTGATACTAAGTGTGTTGCAAAATTGCAGGATTTTTTGAAGTGTCAAAATGTGATTCActttgtaaataaatgtatagtAGCAAATTGTCTTTTTCTCCCCTCACAGGTGAACAATCTGTCATGGTTGTCCAACGATGTCAAGGTTCCTATTATCCTTGTACCAAAAACTGATAAGGGCAAGTTTCATATGGCGCCTCCTGCTTCAATtgatctgattggaagttacCCATTGGGGACCTGCACCAGACCACGGGTAGTGGTGGACATGGCTGCCACAATCCCAGATGTAAATCCCACATGCTTTTTATAATAGCGTAATgcagacagttttttttttaaatctgtgatAATGTATAATTGCGCTTTCTTGTTTTTAGGATATCCTCCACCCAAAAGACTTCTTAAATCAGAGATACCCCAGGAAACGAGCTATCTACCTAGCAGGTCTGGCACAGTATTTGGCAACATCGTCAGATATTGGAGCCATCTCCTACTCTTGCCTTCATGGGAATCGACTTCGTCCTATTCTGCTGCTGAGTCCCCCAGGTAATAGCATACTAGGGGATCTGTGTGCATCGGGTATTATTGTCCTTGATTGTTGACCATGTCAAATATTTCattgatgtatttttcttgGGTGCTTTAGGTAAAGATTCTTCGCCCTTAATCGTCCGCATTCATGCTTGCCCACTTCCTGGATTTTTCAACCCCAAACGTTTCCATCCTCGGATGAATAATGTCAGGACAGGCTGGTATACCGGGGTGAACAACTCACAATCTGGTAAGAATTTTAACCTTATATGTGACAGTTGATTTATCTAGTCCCGTAATTCTAaccctattttttaatttttgcagAGATCATTGAGCCTCCCACTCCACATTACAATAGCTCCCTTCTGGGTGACATGCTGCCCAGGGCTCACCTCCAGTTTCTGACTGCTGTGACTGCTCAATGTGCCGCTTTTCCTAATGGAGTGTCTTTGTTCAAAGTCTGGCTCCGTCAACGAGAGCTTGACCAGGTACGGTTTCTTGGATGATTGAGGAAAAACTACTAAACAATGCTGAAATGTTTACAGCTACAATAAAAGACAACTCAGCATTGTATAATCATTACTCATGAACCCCCCAGTCATccatttgttgtcttttttttcttcaaattcttTCAAGGGCACTGGGTGTTTTAATGGATTTTTTGCCGCCATGCTTATGGCCTACCTTTTAACCACGCACAAAATCAGCAACACCATGACCGCATATCAGCTGCTGCGAAACACCTTGAATTTTCTGGGTACAGTGATCAAAATTGTATTTCAATCAGAAGACATTGATTAGATTTAAAGTTGAttcaactttttcctgtgaTTCTCAGCTTCGACCGACCTTACAGTTAATGGAATCAGCTTATCCAAAAATCCAGACTTGACAGCTGTAAGTGATGCATAATCAGCAAGAAGCATTTAACATTGGACAATGGTCCTGTTTATATGTTCACCTTTGACATATTatgctgctttttttctttgtttatccAACAGCCATCTATGGCAGACTTTCATGACTCATTCCAAGTTGTGTTCATTGATCCATCTGGACACCTCAACATGTGTGCTGACATGACTGCCTGCACATACAAACAGGTAGAGTTTCTCCAGAAAAAAAGTacagagtattttttttcaaaatgttttaaccAACTGAAACAAATCTCACAGTTGCAACATGAGGCATCAGTTTCCATGCAGTTCTGGGACGACCCAACCGTTGATGGTTTCCATTGCCTTCTCATGACACCAAAACCTATGATTAGGACCAGTGACCATGTCTTCCAGTATGGCTTTtcctcaataataataatttttgatCTAATGATTCATTCTTTTGAATGATTCTACATACTTTTTTTAACCCCCACTCAGATTGTGTGAACTTGTCAAGTTCCAGTCCAGCTGTAAGAAACTAAACCTACTTAATGATTTGATGGACCAGAGTGGAAACTACGTGAACACAGTGCTCCCATTTGTATTGGCGCTGCTTCAGAGAGGTCTCGGACAAAGGATCAGCCTCCTAACCCACTCACTTTGTCCTGAACCTGTGGTGGGTACTGTGGGTCTGTGACATATTATGCTGCActgtgaaaaaagaaagaaaaaagaaatataactTCTAATAAATTATGCTATCTTCAGATTTTAAGTAGCTATAACTCAAGTTTTAACTGTTATTTCCTCACAGTGGGCACTGGAGAGTGACCCTCCAAAGTACAAAGCCCAGCCCCCTCTTACCTTTGGCTTATTGCTACAGTCAGAGTTTGCGACTTCAGTCTTGGAGCGAGGACCTCCAGCAGACAGCCCTCAGGTAACTTTGAAGTCGTTGCTTGATGTTTAtggtgatagacgtctaatATGTTTGAGCTGGGAGAGCCTGGCAGATAATTATCTCTGCGGCAAGAGTTCCAATTCATCTTTACTGGAAGAGGATGACCGCAAATGATCTCCATCACattcaatggcactaaaacatgacCATTATTTCTCATAGGCTGCTGAGTTCCGGCAGCTTTGGGGCGCTCGCTCAGAGCTCCGCCGTTTTCAGGATGGCGCCATCACTGAGGCCGTTCTGTGGGAAGGAGAAAGTATACATCAGAAACGGCTTGTACCCCAACAGATCATCAAATACCTGTTGCAGctgtatgttttgtttttattttgaatttgaatttttgcATTGCTAATCAATAGGGTATTCTATAATAATGTTGAATCCGGTGGTTAAATTGCTTTAGTTTGGAAATACCTTGTTTAACAAGTTCCAGTGGAATAGAAAATTGAccaaatgtgaatatttttaCACCCCACTCTTccacattgttttcttttcccgGCAGCCATGCAAACATCCCTGAGTCATGTGTGCGATACGTTGGGGCAGTTGTTGAAGATGTAATCCAAATGAAAAAAGAGGTAAGTAAATAAATCACCAAtgaactttatttaaaattctattttttttaaactcatttttgttaGGAACATTTTCAGAGATTATATGGGAGGAGGAGGCCCGGCGACTttagctctagggtcctgggttcaaatccaggtcggttaacctgtgtggagtttgcatgttctccccagacctgcgtgagttttctccaggtcctctggtttcttcccacattccaaagacatgcgtggtaggctgattggatactctagaTTGCACcgaggtatgggtatgagtgtgaatggttgtccatctgcttgtgccctgtgattggctagccactgatACAgctgatacagggtgtcccccgcctctagcccgaagtcagttgggataggctccagcacccccccccccccccccc of Stigmatopora argus isolate UIUO_Sarg chromosome 5, RoL_Sarg_1.0, whole genome shotgun sequence contains these proteins:
- the nol6 gene encoding nucleolar protein 6 isoform X2 — encoded protein: MIPTESTQNMEDKNELPVKVKRSNGEEIAYHPVKISRSDLYRPPTAEELNHLKEADSLFHCSLLKMQMSELLKEVALSERRKQQIDGFILTVTKLLKAVPQSPVVEVNNLSWLSNDVKVPIILVPKTDKGKFHMAPPASIDLIGSYPLGTCTRPRVVVDMAATIPDDILHPKDFLNQRYPRKRAIYLAGLAQYLATSSDIGAISYSCLHGNRLRPILLLSPPGKDSSPLIVRIHACPLPGFFNPKRFHPRMNNVRTGWYTGVNNSQSEIIEPPTPHYNSSLLGDMLPRAHLQFLTAVTAQCAAFPNGVSLFKVWLRQRELDQGTGCFNGFFAAMLMAYLLTTHKISNTMTAYQLLRNTLNFLASTDLTVNGISLSKNPDLTAPSMADFHDSFQVVFIDPSGHLNMCADMTACTYKQLQHEASVSMQFWDDPTVDGFHCLLMTPKPMIRTSDHVFQLCELVKFQSSCKKLNLLNDLMDQSGNYVNTVLPFVLALLQRGLGQRISLLTHSLCPEPVWALESDPPKYKAQPPLTFGLLLQSEFATSVLERGPPADSPQAAEFRQLWGARSELRRFQDGAITEAVLWEGESIHQKRLVPQQIIKYLLQLHANIPESCVRYVGAVVEDVIQMKKEVGNTGEEEGLLVVQSFDDLSRKLWKLEELPLSITSVQGAHPSLRYTQVFPPLPLKFDPQFFDKRHGFQVLVPKENKPCPAYVTPITVICHVEASGKWPRDPLAIRHIRAAFQIRLGELLGTEHNYTCVPCATHVDVWKDGFVFRIQVAYHREAQVLRERLSPEGLLVVRDNEEAQSLEMSTVHKPLLTSTLHGLQQQHPCFGVVCRLAKRWLGAQLFSEDITEDTADLLVASLFLHSAPFTPPGSPQVGFLRFLHLLSSFDWRNNPLVVDLNKQLTAADYTEIRNDFMASRESLPVMFIATPKDKKVSMWTKRAPSVQMLQRAVMVAAESLKVLENQLMDGNQIQDVRVAMRPPLDAYDVLIHLRHKQIPLLNQAMDPPTITFNRGALPRKVIPCGGKMPVTDFNPVTLYLAELRDAFGDLALFFCDPYGGSVIAVLWKPKAFVPLPFKTSQMSAKSVDVSGDMATTVPNVEAILEDFRIIGKDLVKSVEARTEMWSF
- the nol6 gene encoding nucleolar protein 6 isoform X1, which translates into the protein MKKNRVNPGSNKMIPTESTQNMEDKNELPVKVKRSNGEEIAYHPVKISRSDLYRPPTAEELNHLKEADSLFHCSLLKMQMSELLKEVALSERRKQQIDGFILTVTKLLKAVPQSPVVEVNNLSWLSNDVKVPIILVPKTDKGKFHMAPPASIDLIGSYPLGTCTRPRVVVDMAATIPDDILHPKDFLNQRYPRKRAIYLAGLAQYLATSSDIGAISYSCLHGNRLRPILLLSPPGKDSSPLIVRIHACPLPGFFNPKRFHPRMNNVRTGWYTGVNNSQSEIIEPPTPHYNSSLLGDMLPRAHLQFLTAVTAQCAAFPNGVSLFKVWLRQRELDQGTGCFNGFFAAMLMAYLLTTHKISNTMTAYQLLRNTLNFLASTDLTVNGISLSKNPDLTAPSMADFHDSFQVVFIDPSGHLNMCADMTACTYKQLQHEASVSMQFWDDPTVDGFHCLLMTPKPMIRTSDHVFQLCELVKFQSSCKKLNLLNDLMDQSGNYVNTVLPFVLALLQRGLGQRISLLTHSLCPEPVWALESDPPKYKAQPPLTFGLLLQSEFATSVLERGPPADSPQAAEFRQLWGARSELRRFQDGAITEAVLWEGESIHQKRLVPQQIIKYLLQLHANIPESCVRYVGAVVEDVIQMKKEVGNTGEEEGLLVVQSFDDLSRKLWKLEELPLSITSVQGAHPSLRYTQVFPPLPLKFDPQFFDKRHGFQVLVPKENKPCPAYVTPITVICHVEASGKWPRDPLAIRHIRAAFQIRLGELLGTEHNYTCVPCATHVDVWKDGFVFRIQVAYHREAQVLRERLSPEGLLVVRDNEEAQSLEMSTVHKPLLTSTLHGLQQQHPCFGVVCRLAKRWLGAQLFSEDITEDTADLLVASLFLHSAPFTPPGSPQVGFLRFLHLLSSFDWRNNPLVVDLNKQLTAADYTEIRNDFMASRESLPVMFIATPKDKKVSMWTKRAPSVQMLQRAVMVAAESLKVLENQLMDGNQIQDVRVAMRPPLDAYDVLIHLRHKQIPLLNQAMDPPTITFNRGALPRKVIPCGGKMPVTDFNPVTLYLAELRDAFGDLALFFCDPYGGSVIAVLWKPKAFVPLPFKTSQMSAKSVDVSGDMATTVPNVEAILEDFRIIGKDLVKSVEARTEMWSF